Proteins encoded within one genomic window of Bos mutus isolate GX-2022 chromosome 9, NWIPB_WYAK_1.1, whole genome shotgun sequence:
- the PRSS35 gene encoding inactive serine protease 35, with translation MGAMFFGLMLFTLGWTLIDGSESEQDFMWHVRKIPRLVSERTFHLTSPAFEADAKMVLNRVCGIECQKDLPAPSLSDLEDSLSYETVFENGSRTLTRVKVQGWVPEPTQNLTSQGAPVRRKRQVYGTDSRFSILDKKFLTNFPFNTAVKLSTGCSGILISPNHVLTAAHCVHDGNGYIKGSKKLRVGLLKMRNKGGGKRRRASRRNRREVSGAGREGSQNSLKETVKAGRRRKGSARRQRAADGRPSFQWTRVKNTHIPKGWARGESGDPALDYDYALLELKRPHKKKYMELGVSPTIKKLPGGMIHFSGFDQDRADQLVYRFCSVSDESNDLLYQYCDAESGSTGSGVYLRLKEPDKKRWKRKIIAIYSGHQWVDVHGVQKDYNVAVRITPLKYAQICLWMHGDDANCTQG, from the coding sequence ATGGGAGCTATGTTCTTCGGGTTGATGCTTTTCACCCTTGGGTGGACCCTCATCGATGGATCTGAAAGCGAACAGGATTTTATGTGGCACGTGAGAAAAATACCCCGACTTGTCAGTGAAAGGACCTTCCATCTCACCAGCCCCGCCTTTGAGGCAGATGCTAAGATGGTGTTAAATCGAGTGTGTGGCATTGAATGCCAGAAAGatctcccagcccccagcctttCTGACCTGGAAGACTCTCTCTCCTACGAGACTGTCTTTGAGAATGGGAGCCGAACCTTGACCAGAGTGAAAGTTCAAGGTTGGGTCCCTGAGCCAACTCAAAACCTTACCTCACAAGGAGCACCCGTGAGGAGAAAGAGACAGGTGTACGGCACCGACAGCAGGTTCAGCATCCTGGATAAGAAGTTCTTGACCAATTTCCCTTTCAATACGGCGGTGAAGCTCTCCACAGGCTGCAGCGGCATTCTCATCTCTCCCAACCACGTCCTAACCGCTGCCCACTGTGTCCACGATGGAAACGGCTACATCAAAGGCAGCAAAAAGCTAAGAGTAGGCTTGCTGAAGATGAGAAATAAAGGTGGTGGCAAGAGACGTCGGGCGTCTAGGAGGAACAGGAGGGAAGTGAGTGGTGCTGGAAGAGAAGGGAGCCAAAACAGCCTGAAGGAGACAGTCAAGgctggaaggaggagaaagggatctgCTCGGCGTCAGAGAGCTGCTGACGGGAGGCCCTCCTTCCAGTGGACCCGGGTCAAGAACACCCACATCCCCAAGGGCTGGGCTAGAGGAGAGAGCGGAGACCCGGCCCTGGACTATGACTACGCCCTTCTGGAGCTGAAGCGCCCTCACAAGAAGAAATACATGGAGCTGGGAGTCAGCCCCACCATCAAGAAGCTGCCCGGTGGGATGATCCACTTCTCAGGCTTCGATCAGGACAGGGCAGATCAGTTAGTCTACCGGTTTTGCAGTGTGTCTGATGAGTCCAATGACCTCCTCTATCAATATTGCGATGCCGAATCAGGCTCCACTGGCTCCGGGGTCTATCTGCGTTTGAAAGAGCCAGACAAAAAGAGGTGGAAACGCAAAATCATCGCCATCTATTCTGGCCACCAGTGGGTGGACGTGCACGGTGTTCAGAAGGACTACAACGTGGCCGTGCGCATCACGCCCCTCAAGTATGCCCAGATCTGCCTCTGGATGCATGGGGATGATGCCAATTGTACCCAAGGCTAA